From a single Cyprinus carpio isolate SPL01 chromosome A3, ASM1834038v1, whole genome shotgun sequence genomic region:
- the LOC109092396 gene encoding mapk-regulated corepressor-interacting protein 1: MTSSSTPRMHTYKRTSSPRSPTNTGELFTPAHEENVRFIHDTWLCVLRDVKSPQSSERNDRGPQEYVEKNPNPNLHSFIPVDLSDLKKRSTQDSKKS; this comes from the exons ATGACGAG ctCCTCTACCCCTAGAATGCACACGTACAAGAGGACTTCCAGCCCTCGATCACCAACGAATACAGGAGAGCTTTTCACACCCGCACATGAAGAAAATGTGCGCTTCATCCACGACA CTTGGCTTTGTGTTTTGAGAGACGTTAAATCTCCACAAAGCAGTGAGCGTAATGATCGTGGACCGCAGGAGTATGTGGAGAAAAACCCAAATCCCAACCTACATT CTTTTATACCAGTGGACCTGAGTGACCTTAAGAAGCGGAGCACACAAGACTCCAAGAAGTCTTAG
- the LOC109092370 gene encoding protein phosphatase 1 regulatory subunit 27-like yields MKYSYQYPVSQYTRSNTHYTSTNYTPSHYSSSSYSPGYYSSTKYSPTRLHTPSYYTPPAYTPAYKPTSTYTPIYSKPSRQSSSPRTSVQHTPTVALKPPRAVHFTNDVVFQDLVRHSELEQIGRFMRARKVRLDTIFHSGMAALHEAVLSGNLECVKLLIKYGADIHQRDENGWTPLHMACSDGYPEIARYLLSLGASVEAENENGEKPADLIDPDGKELLKLFETGCV; encoded by the exons ATGAAGTACAGCTACCAGTACCCGGTGTCACAGTACACACGCTCCAACACACACTACACTTCCACAAATTACACACCGTCACACTACTCCAGCAGCTCGTACTCACCTGGCTACTACAGTTCTACGAAGTACAGCCCTACTAGACTCCACACACCATCATACTACACTCCTCCGGCTTACACACCTGCTTACAAGCCCACCTCCACTTACACCCCCATCTATAGCAAGCCGTCCCGGCAGAGCAGCTCGCCCCGGACAAGCGTACAGCACACTCCTACTGTAGCCCTCAAACCTCCCCGGGCTGTGCACTTCACAAATGATGTCGTATTCCAGGACTTAGTCCGGCACAGTGAGCTGGAACAGATCGGTCGGTTTATGAGGGCAAGGAAAGTGCGTCTGGACACCATCTTCCATTCTG GAATGGCAGCACTTCATGAAGCCGTGCTCTCAGGAAACCTGGAGTGTGTGAAGCTCCTGATAAAATATGGAGCTGACATTCATCAGAGGGACGAGAACGGCTGGACACCACTTCATATGGCGTGCAGCGACGGTTATCCTGAGATTGCACG GTACCTTCTCTCTCTGGGGGCCAGTGTGGAAGCAGAAAATGAAAACGGAGAGAAACCCGCAGACCTCATCGACCCAGACGGCAAAGAACTGCTCAAGCTCTTCGAGACAGGCTGTGTCTGA